In the genome of Candidatus Reidiella endopervernicosa, one region contains:
- the fusA gene encoding elongation factor G — MAHIDAGKTTATERVLFYTGVSHKIGEVHDGAATMDWMEQEQERGITITSAATTCFWSGMDKQFPEHRVNIIDTPGHVDFTIEVERSLRVLDGAVAVFCAVGGVQPQSETVWRQANKYHVPRLVFVNKMDRSGADFLRVVEQIKERLKANPVPIVLNIGAEENFKGVVDLIRNQAIYWSEDDMGVTYEAKEMPADLKGLAAEWRETMVEAAAEASEELMDRYLDSGELSEEEIRQGLRIRTLSNEIVPALCGTAFKNKGIQRVLDAVVELMPSPADVPPITGLLDDAAQSQGSRKSSDDEPFAALAFKIATDPFVGTLSFFRVYSGVINSGDTVFNPVKGKKERIGRIVQMHANSREEIKEVLAGDIAAAVGLKDVTTGDTLCDISNVITLERMEFPEPVISVAIEPRTKPDQEKMGVALQKLAQEDPSFRVHTDEETGQTIISGMGELHLEIIVDRMKREFSVDANVGTPQVAYRETIRKPVEAEGKFVRQSGGRGQYGHVWLKLEPLERGAGYEFVNDIVGGVVPKEFIGAIDKGIQEQVANGVIAGYPVVDVKVTLYDGSYHDVDSNEMAFKIAASMGFKSGAASADPALLEPIMQVEVETPEENMGDVIGDLNRRRGMVHGMEDSPAGKKVNAEVPLAEMFGYATDLRSATQGRATYSMEFSKYNEAPNNVADAIIKKVS, encoded by the coding sequence CGGGGGTCTCGCACAAGATTGGAGAGGTTCATGATGGTGCTGCCACCATGGACTGGATGGAGCAGGAGCAGGAGCGAGGTATAACGATAACCTCGGCAGCAACAACCTGCTTCTGGAGTGGAATGGATAAGCAGTTCCCAGAGCATCGAGTCAACATTATCGATACTCCGGGGCACGTGGACTTCACCATTGAAGTAGAGCGCTCATTGCGCGTTCTCGATGGTGCTGTTGCAGTGTTCTGCGCGGTTGGAGGTGTTCAGCCGCAGTCTGAAACGGTTTGGCGTCAGGCTAATAAGTATCACGTTCCGCGGCTGGTGTTTGTGAACAAGATGGATCGCTCTGGCGCAGATTTCTTGCGAGTTGTTGAGCAGATCAAAGAGCGGCTTAAGGCGAACCCGGTGCCGATTGTTCTCAATATCGGTGCTGAAGAGAATTTTAAGGGTGTTGTCGATCTGATTCGTAACCAGGCAATTTACTGGAGCGAAGATGATATGGGTGTCACCTACGAGGCGAAAGAGATGCCCGCCGATCTAAAGGGGCTTGCTGCCGAATGGCGCGAGACGATGGTCGAGGCGGCTGCTGAGGCATCAGAAGAGCTGATGGATCGCTATCTCGACAGCGGCGAACTGAGTGAAGAGGAGATTCGTCAGGGGCTTCGCATTCGTACCTTGAGTAACGAAATAGTCCCTGCGCTTTGCGGTACGGCGTTTAAGAACAAGGGTATCCAGCGGGTGCTGGATGCGGTCGTAGAGCTGATGCCTTCTCCGGCTGATGTTCCGCCCATTACGGGGCTGCTTGACGATGCTGCGCAGAGTCAGGGTAGTCGCAAGAGTAGTGATGATGAGCCGTTCGCGGCGCTGGCGTTTAAGATCGCAACCGACCCCTTTGTGGGGACGTTGAGTTTTTTCCGGGTCTACTCGGGAGTGATCAACTCGGGCGATACGGTCTTTAATCCTGTTAAAGGGAAGAAAGAGCGGATCGGACGTATTGTGCAGATGCATGCCAATAGTCGAGAGGAGATCAAAGAGGTCTTGGCAGGTGATATTGCCGCCGCTGTTGGCCTCAAAGATGTCACTACTGGCGATACGCTATGTGATATCAGTAATGTAATTACGCTTGAGCGTATGGAGTTTCCGGAGCCGGTTATCTCTGTTGCAATTGAGCCTAGAACGAAGCCTGATCAGGAAAAGATGGGGGTTGCGCTGCAGAAGTTAGCGCAAGAAGATCCATCCTTTCGAGTCCATACGGACGAAGAGACTGGGCAGACAATTATCTCGGGAATGGGCGAGCTACATCTTGAGATAATCGTTGATCGCATGAAGCGCGAATTTAGCGTTGATGCGAATGTCGGTACGCCGCAGGTTGCTTATCGTGAAACGATACGCAAGCCGGTAGAGGCGGAAGGCAAGTTTGTTCGTCAGTCGGGTGGTCGTGGACAGTATGGACATGTCTGGCTGAAGCTTGAGCCGCTAGAGCGTGGCGCAGGTTATGAGTTTGTAAATGATATTGTTGGTGGTGTTGTTCCAAAGGAGTTTATCGGCGCGATCGATAAGGGTATCCAGGAGCAGGTGGCTAACGGTGTTATAGCGGGATATCCCGTGGTAGATGTCAAGGTGACGCTATATGACGGCTCCTACCACGATGTGGATTCCAATGAGATGGCGTTTAAGATTGCTGCCTCAATGGGATTCAAGAGCGGTGCTGCATCTGCGGATCCAGCGCTGCTAGAGCCGATTATGCAGGTTGAGGTCGAGACACCCGAAGAGAATATGGGTGACGTGATAGGTGATCTCAACCGCCGGCGCGGAATGGTCCATGGAATGGAGGACAGTCCGGCTGGTAAAAAGGTGAACGCTGAAGTGCCGCTGGCAGAGATGTTCGGATATGCAACCGATCTAAGATCCGCCACGCAGGGCCGAGCAACATATTCGATGGAGTTCTCGAAGTATAACGAGGCTCCAAACAACGTGGCAGATGCCATTATTAAGAAAGTGTCATGA
- the tuf gene encoding elongation factor Tu, with protein MSKEKFERTKPHVNVGTIGHVDHGKTTLTAAITKVMAEAMGGEAKAFDEIDNAPEEKARGITIATSHVEYESVNRHYAHVDCPGHADYVKNMITGAAQMDGAILVCSAADGPMPQTREHILLSRQVGVPYIVVFMNKADMVDDEELLELVEMEIRDLLSSYEFPGDDTPIITGSALKALEGDTTEIGAPSIVKLVEAMDSYFPQPERAVDGDFLMPVEDVFSISGRGTVVTGRIERGIVKVGEELEIVGIKDTAKTTCTGVEMFRKLLDEGQAGDNVGVLLRGTKREEVERGQVLAKPGSITPHTKFEAEVYVLSKDEGGRHTPFFNGYRPQFYFRTTDVTGACDLPEGIEMVMPGDNVKMTVSLIAPIAMEDGLRFAIREGGRTVGAGVVAKIIE; from the coding sequence GTGTCCAAGGAAAAATTTGAACGTACGAAACCGCATGTAAACGTGGGCACCATTGGTCACGTTGACCATGGTAAAACGACACTGACCGCGGCGATTACCAAGGTAATGGCAGAGGCGATGGGTGGTGAGGCCAAGGCGTTTGACGAGATCGATAACGCTCCTGAAGAGAAGGCACGTGGCATAACGATCGCCACCTCACACGTAGAGTACGAGTCGGTTAACCGCCACTATGCGCACGTTGACTGCCCCGGCCATGCTGACTACGTCAAGAACATGATCACCGGTGCAGCGCAGATGGATGGCGCGATCCTGGTCTGCTCAGCTGCTGATGGCCCAATGCCTCAGACCCGTGAGCACATCCTGCTCTCGCGTCAGGTTGGCGTACCTTATATTGTTGTCTTCATGAACAAGGCCGACATGGTCGATGATGAAGAGCTGCTGGAGCTGGTAGAGATGGAGATCCGCGATCTTCTCTCAAGCTACGAATTCCCAGGCGACGACACCCCTATTATTACCGGTTCAGCGCTCAAGGCGCTTGAGGGTGATACCACAGAGATCGGCGCACCTTCAATCGTCAAGCTGGTTGAGGCGATGGACAGCTACTTCCCACAGCCTGAGCGTGCAGTAGATGGTGACTTCCTGATGCCGGTTGAGGATGTCTTCTCAATCTCCGGTCGTGGCACCGTAGTTACCGGCCGTATCGAGCGTGGCATCGTCAAGGTCGGTGAAGAGCTTGAGATTGTTGGTATCAAGGACACCGCCAAGACCACCTGTACCGGTGTTGAGATGTTCCGCAAGCTGCTTGACGAAGGTCAGGCGGGTGACAACGTCGGCGTACTGCTGCGTGGTACCAAGCGTGAAGAGGTTGAGCGTGGTCAGGTACTGGCCAAGCCCGGTTCAATTACCCCGCACACCAAATTTGAGGCTGAGGTCTACGTGCTGAGCAAGGATGAGGGTGGTCGACACACTCCATTCTTCAACGGATATCGTCCCCAGTTCTACTTCCGCACCACTGATGTAACGGGTGCTTGTGATCTTCCAGAAGGTATCGAAATGGTCATGCCGGGTGACAACGTCAAGATGACGGTCAGCCTGATTGCCCCGATTGCGATGGAAGATGGTCTGCGCTTCGCGATTCGTGAAGGTGGTCGTACCGTAGGTGCGGGTGTTGTAGCTAAGATTATTGAGTGA
- the rpsJ gene encoding 30S ribosomal protein S10: MTNQRIRIRLKAFDHRLIDQSAREIVETAKRTGAQVRGPIPLPTKMERFTVLISPHVNKDARDQYEIRTHKRLMDIVDPTDKTVDALMKLDLAAGVDVQIKLN, encoded by the coding sequence ATGACTAATCAGAGAATTCGTATCCGTTTAAAGGCTTTTGATCATCGTCTGATCGATCAGTCAGCTCGTGAAATTGTAGAGACCGCAAAGCGTACCGGAGCACAGGTTCGTGGCCCGATTCCTCTGCCTACCAAGATGGAGCGTTTCACCGTTCTGATCTCTCCGCACGTTAATAAGGATGCACGAGATCAGTATGAGATTCGTACTCACAAGCGCCTGATGGATATTGTCGATCCTACTGACAAGACCGTAGACGCGCTGATGAAGCTCGATTTGGCGGCAGGCGTTGATGTTCAGATTAAACTGAACTGA
- the rplC gene encoding 50S ribosomal protein L3 has translation MAIGIVGRKAGMTRVFTEEGVSIPVTVIEVEPNRISQIKTVESDGYRAIQLTAGSRRASRVTKAMAGHFAKAGVEAGRGVWEFTLADGEGDDLETGGELKVGRFEAGQMVDVTGTSIGKGFAGGVKRHNFKMQDATHGNSISHRAPGSIGQNQTPGRVFKGKKMAGHMGSVRTTTQNLEVVRVDEERNLILVKGAVPGSKGGDVIVLPAVKTRS, from the coding sequence ATGGCAATCGGAATAGTCGGTCGCAAAGCTGGTATGACCCGCGTATTCACAGAAGAGGGTGTTTCTATCCCCGTCACTGTGATCGAGGTTGAACCAAATCGTATTTCACAGATTAAAACTGTTGAGAGTGATGGCTATCGCGCGATTCAGTTAACAGCCGGTTCGCGCCGCGCGTCTCGTGTAACCAAGGCGATGGCAGGTCACTTTGCCAAAGCTGGTGTCGAGGCTGGTCGAGGTGTTTGGGAGTTCACGCTTGCTGATGGCGAAGGTGATGATCTTGAAACCGGCGGCGAGCTTAAGGTGGGTCGCTTTGAGGCGGGGCAGATGGTTGATGTGACCGGTACCAGTATTGGTAAGGGTTTCGCTGGTGGCGTTAAGCGTCACAACTTCAAGATGCAGGATGCCACTCATGGTAACTCCATCTCTCACCGTGCGCCTGGCTCGATCGGTCAGAACCAAACCCCTGGACGTGTTTTCAAGGGTAAGAAGATGGCCGGTCATATGGGTAGTGTGCGCACCACCACGCAGAACCTTGAGGTTGTACGTGTTGATGAAGAGCGCAACCTGATTCTAGTTAAGGGTGCAGTTCCTGGTTCGAAGGGCGGTGATGTAATCGTGTTGCCCGCCGTCAAGACCCGTTCCTGA
- the rplD gene encoding 50S ribosomal protein L4, whose product MELQVKNSDGAASIEVADSTFDQPFNETLIHQVVIAHMAGARAGTKAQKNRSDVSGGGAKPWRQKGTGRARSGTIRSPIWRSGGVTFAARPRDFSQKVNKKMYRGAIRSILSELLRQERLVVVGSFTVDAPKTKQMVEKLKGLDCEKALIVSEAPDDNLYLAARNLYGVAVTDVAGVDPVSLVNFDKVVMTVDALRMVEGWLS is encoded by the coding sequence ATGGAGCTTCAAGTAAAAAATTCTGATGGCGCAGCCTCAATTGAGGTTGCAGATAGTACTTTTGATCAGCCATTTAATGAGACTCTGATCCATCAAGTGGTCATTGCGCATATGGCTGGAGCCCGCGCTGGCACTAAGGCTCAGAAGAATCGTTCTGATGTTTCTGGTGGTGGTGCAAAACCCTGGAGACAAAAGGGGACAGGCCGCGCAAGATCTGGTACTATACGCAGCCCGATTTGGCGAAGCGGTGGTGTGACCTTTGCTGCACGTCCGCGTGACTTCTCGCAAAAGGTCAACAAAAAGATGTATCGCGGTGCAATCCGCTCGATTCTCTCTGAGCTACTGCGTCAGGAGAGGTTGGTTGTAGTTGGTAGCTTCACTGTTGATGCGCCAAAGACCAAGCAGATGGTTGAAAAGTTGAAGGGTTTAGATTGTGAGAAGGCGCTGATCGTAAGCGAGGCACCCGATGACAATCTCTATCTTGCTGCGCGCAATCTTTATGGTGTGGCTGTTACGGACGTGGCGGGTGTTGATCCAGTCAGTTTGGTTAATTTCGATAAGGTGGTCATGACAGTTGACGCCTTACGTATGGTTGAAGGGTGGTTGTCATGA
- the rplW gene encoding 50S ribosomal protein L23, translating into MNQEKLMQVLLGPIVSEKSTMIADQHQQFAFRVRKDADKAAIKSAVELMFEVKVAKVNVANVKGKVKRFGQRFGQRSDWKKAYITLEPGQDIDFLGAE; encoded by the coding sequence ATGAATCAGGAAAAACTGATGCAGGTGCTGCTGGGGCCGATTGTCTCAGAGAAAAGCACAATGATTGCCGACCAGCATCAGCAGTTTGCATTTCGTGTGCGAAAGGATGCAGACAAGGCCGCTATTAAAAGCGCCGTTGAGCTGATGTTTGAGGTGAAGGTTGCCAAGGTTAACGTTGCCAATGTTAAGGGTAAGGTTAAGCGCTTTGGTCAGCGTTTTGGTCAGCGTTCAGATTGGAAGAAGGCTTACATTACGCTTGAGCCTGGTCAGGATATCGATTTCCTGGGTGCCGAATAA
- the rplB gene encoding 50S ribosomal protein L2 codes for MALVKAKPTSPGRRFVVKVVTPGLHRGEPHKPLLDKKSKNGGRNNNGRITTRHRGGGHKQRYRLVDFKRNKDGIDARVERLEYDPNRSAHLALLLYADGERRYVIAPKGVEAGEVLRSGDDAPIKPGNTLPLRNMPMGSLVHCIEMKPGKGAQIARSAGTSAQLVAREGIYATLRLRSGEMRKVHAECRATLGEVGNSEHSLRSLGKAGATRWRGVRPTVRGVVMNPVDHPHGGGEGRTSGGRHPVSPWGMPTKGYKTRSMKRTDKMIVRRRKK; via the coding sequence ATGGCTCTCGTAAAGGCAAAACCGACATCTCCTGGACGCCGCTTCGTCGTCAAGGTTGTAACGCCGGGTCTTCACCGTGGCGAACCGCATAAGCCGTTGCTCGATAAGAAGAGCAAGAATGGTGGTCGTAATAATAATGGTCGTATTACGACTCGTCATCGCGGTGGTGGTCACAAGCAGCGTTATCGTCTTGTTGATTTCAAGCGGAATAAAGATGGTATCGATGCCCGTGTCGAGCGTCTTGAGTACGATCCAAACCGTAGTGCGCATCTTGCGCTGCTGCTCTATGCAGATGGTGAGCGTCGTTACGTGATCGCACCGAAGGGTGTTGAGGCCGGTGAAGTGCTGCGTTCGGGTGATGATGCGCCGATCAAGCCCGGCAACACGCTTCCGTTGCGCAACATGCCAATGGGTTCTCTGGTGCACTGCATCGAGATGAAGCCAGGTAAGGGCGCGCAAATTGCACGTTCTGCTGGCACCTCGGCTCAGTTGGTTGCTCGAGAAGGTATCTACGCCACATTGAGGCTCCGCTCTGGTGAGATGCGCAAGGTACATGCTGAGTGTCGTGCGACCCTCGGTGAGGTTGGAAATAGCGAGCATTCGCTGCGCTCTCTGGGTAAGGCCGGTGCAACACGCTGGCGCGGTGTTCGTCCTACCGTTCGTGGTGTGGTTATGAACCCGGTAGATCACCCTCATGGTGGTGGTGAAGGTCGTACCTCTGGTGGTCGTCATCCTGTTAGTCCATGGGGTATGCCAACCAAGGGTTACAAGACACGTTCAATGAAGCGCACCGATAAGATGATCGTGCGTCGTCGTAAGAAGTAA
- the rpsS gene encoding 30S ribosomal protein S19 encodes MPRSIKKGPFVDLHLAKKVDEAVATNNRRPIKTWSRRSMVLPEMVGLTIAVHNGRQHMPILINENMVGHKLGEFALTRTYKGHIADKKSK; translated from the coding sequence GTGCCGCGTTCAATTAAAAAGGGTCCATTTGTAGATCTGCATCTGGCGAAGAAGGTCGATGAGGCTGTTGCTACTAACAACCGTCGTCCGATTAAGACCTGGTCAAGAAGATCTATGGTGTTGCCGGAGATGGTTGGTCTGACAATCGCGGTCCACAACGGTCGGCAGCATATGCCGATTCTGATTAACGAAAACATGGTTGGCCATAAGTTGGGTGAGTTCGCACTGACCCGGACCTATAAAGGTCACATTGCCGACAAGAAGAGCAAGTAA
- the rplV gene encoding 50S ribosomal protein L22 has protein sequence MEQVTAKMQYARISPQKCRLVADQIRGLPVEQALNVLSFSPKKGADLVKKVLDSAIANAEHNSGMDIDELFVSTIFIDEAPTFKRFRARAKGRGDRIIKRTSHITVRVAEK, from the coding sequence ATGGAGCAAGTTACTGCCAAAATGCAATATGCGCGGATCTCCCCGCAGAAGTGTCGTCTGGTTGCTGACCAGATTCGCGGTCTGCCGGTTGAGCAAGCACTGAATGTACTTTCATTTAGCCCCAAAAAGGGTGCCGATCTAGTTAAGAAAGTACTCGATTCTGCCATCGCGAACGCTGAGCACAATTCAGGTATGGATATTGATGAGCTTTTTGTTAGCACCATCTTTATCGATGAGGCGCCTACATTTAAGCGTTTTCGTGCACGTGCCAAAGGCCGTGGTGATCGTATTATCAAGCGTACCAGCCATATCACTGTACGTGTCGCAGAAAAGTAA
- the rpsC gene encoding 30S ribosomal protein S3: MGQKVHPTGIRLGIVKDWTSKWYADSKNYAEFLNTDLRVRDFLKKKLAHASVSRIQIDRPARNAHITIHTARPGIVIGKKGEDIEVLRKEVSEQMGIPVHINIEEIRKPELDATLVAENIAQQLEKRIMFRRAMKRAVTNTMRLGAQGIKINVGGRLNGAEIARSEWYREGRVPLHTLRADIDYGTAEANTTYGIIGVKVWIFKGEVFGWGETESETETSKNAAPAAK; the protein is encoded by the coding sequence ATGGGACAGAAGGTACATCCAACAGGTATTCGCCTCGGCATCGTTAAAGATTGGACGTCGAAGTGGTATGCGGACAGCAAGAACTACGCAGAATTCTTGAATACGGATCTGCGCGTTCGTGACTTCCTGAAAAAGAAGCTGGCTCACGCATCTGTTAGCCGTATTCAGATTGACCGCCCGGCGCGTAATGCGCATATCACCATCCATACCGCTCGTCCCGGTATCGTAATTGGTAAGAAGGGTGAGGATATTGAGGTTCTGCGTAAAGAAGTCTCTGAGCAGATGGGTATCCCTGTCCACATCAATATCGAAGAGATTCGCAAGCCTGAGCTCGATGCAACGCTGGTTGCAGAAAATATCGCTCAACAGCTTGAAAAGCGTATTATGTTCCGCCGTGCAATGAAGCGTGCAGTGACAAATACCATGCGTCTCGGTGCTCAGGGCATCAAGATCAATGTTGGTGGCCGATTGAATGGTGCTGAAATCGCTCGCAGCGAGTGGTATCGCGAGGGTCGTGTTCCACTACACACCCTGCGTGCTGATATCGACTACGGTACCGCAGAGGCCAATACCACCTACGGAATCATTGGTGTGAAGGTGTGGATCTTCAAGGGTGAAGTGTTTGGTTGGGGCGAGACTGAGTCTGAGACCGAAACCAGCAAGAACGCTGCACCTGCTGCCAAGTAA
- the rplP gene encoding 50S ribosomal protein L16 produces MLQPKRTKFRKQHKGRNRGLATRGDKISFGEFGLKATSRGRITARQIEAARRTITRHVKRGGKLWIRLFPDKPITKKPIEVRMGKGKGNVEYWISQIQPGRVLYEIEGVDETTAREAFKLAAAKLPVKTTFVSRTVI; encoded by the coding sequence ATGCTACAGCCAAAACGTACAAAGTTCCGCAAGCAGCACAAGGGTCGCAATCGCGGTCTGGCTACTCGTGGTGACAAAATTAGCTTCGGTGAGTTTGGTCTGAAGGCCACATCGCGCGGACGCATTACTGCACGCCAGATTGAGGCTGCTCGACGTACCATTACACGTCACGTAAAACGTGGCGGTAAGTTGTGGATACGTCTGTTCCCTGACAAACCAATTACCAAAAAGCCTATTGAGGTTCGTATGGGTAAAGGTAAGGGTAATGTGGAGTACTGGATCTCTCAGATTCAACCAGGACGCGTCCTGTATGAAATTGAAGGTGTAGATGAAACTACTGCACGTGAGGCATTTAAGCTTGCTGCAGCAAAGCTTCCAGTTAAAACAACATTTGTAAGTCGTACGGTGATCTGA
- the rpmC gene encoding 50S ribosomal protein L29, producing MSANELRSKGVDELNQDLLELRREQFNLRMQQGTGQSPRPHLFKKNRRDISRIKTVLNEKKRAGDAS from the coding sequence ATGAGTGCGAATGAACTTCGTAGTAAGGGTGTGGATGAGCTAAACCAGGATCTTCTGGAGCTCCGCCGCGAACAGTTTAATCTGCGTATGCAGCAGGGCACAGGCCAGTCGCCACGCCCACACCTATTTAAGAAGAATCGTCGTGATATCTCGCGTATCAAGACCGTTCTGAATGAAAAGAAAAGAGCAGGTGATGCGTCATGA
- the rpsQ gene encoding 30S ribosomal protein S17, which produces MSEENKVSRTVSGRVVSDKMDKSITVMIERQVKHPLYGKFIKRSTKLHAHDESNECAIGDLVVIEQCRPLSKSKTWRLVEIVDKAVQA; this is translated from the coding sequence ATGAGTGAAGAGAATAAGGTCTCCCGTACTGTTTCTGGCCGCGTAGTCAGCGACAAGATGGATAAGAGCATCACCGTAATGATCGAGCGTCAGGTCAAGCACCCGCTCTATGGGAAATTCATCAAGCGCAGCACCAAACTGCATGCTCATGATGAGAGCAATGAGTGCGCGATTGGTGATTTGGTAGTTATCGAGCAGTGTCGTCCGCTTTCAAAATCGAAGACCTGGCGTCTCGTTGAAATTGTGGATAAGGCTGTACAGGCCTAG
- the rplN gene encoding 50S ribosomal protein L14, producing MIQMQTVLDVADNSGARRVMCIKVLGGSKRRYARIGDVIKVSVKEANPRGKVKKGDVYNAVVVRTAKGVRRTDGSIIRFDGNAAVLLNTQHQPIGTRIFGPVTRELRSEKFMKIVSLAPEVL from the coding sequence ATGATTCAGATGCAGACAGTTTTGGACGTGGCCGACAACAGTGGTGCTCGTCGTGTGATGTGTATCAAGGTGCTGGGTGGCTCTAAGCGTCGTTATGCCAGAATCGGTGACGTTATTAAAGTCAGCGTAAAAGAGGCTAACCCACGCGGTAAGGTTAAGAAGGGTGATGTATATAATGCAGTAGTTGTACGTACTGCCAAAGGCGTACGTCGTACTGATGGTTCCATCATTCGTTTTGATGGTAATGCTGCAGTACTACTGAATACACAACATCAGCCAATCGGTACGCGTATCTTTGGCCCCGTAACCCGCGAGCTGCGTAGCGAGAAGTTTATGAAGATCGTTTCACTCGCTCCAGAAGTACTTTAA
- the rplX gene encoding 50S ribosomal protein L24, with protein sequence MRRIKKGDEVIVTTGKDKGRRGNVLQVRDDSRVLVDGINMVKRHTKGNPQAGQAGGIIEKEMPIQVSNVMLFNAETGKGDRVGIRTLEDGRKVRFFKSNNEVIDV encoded by the coding sequence ATGCGTAGGATTAAAAAAGGTGACGAAGTCATCGTAACCACGGGTAAGGACAAGGGCCGTCGTGGAAATGTGCTGCAGGTTCGTGATGACAGTCGCGTGCTGGTGGACGGTATCAACATGGTCAAGCGCCATACTAAGGGCAATCCACAGGCCGGACAGGCTGGTGGCATCATCGAAAAAGAGATGCCGATCCAGGTCTCGAACGTCATGCTCTTTAATGCCGAGACTGGCAAGGGTGACCGTGTAGGCATCCGTACTCTGGAGGACGGACGTAAAGTGCGCTTCTTCAAGTCGAACAACGAAGTTATTGACGTTTAA
- the rplE gene encoding 50S ribosomal protein L5: MARFQEYYRESVVPQLKEKLEGANAMEIPRITKITLNMGLGEAIGDKKVVEHAVADMIKIAGQKPVVTHARKSVAGFKVREEWPIGCKVTLRRERMYEFLDRLITIAIPRIRDFRGLNGKSFDGRGNYSMGVREQIIFPEIDYDKIDALRGMDITITTSARTDEEGRALLEAFNFPFKN; the protein is encoded by the coding sequence ATGGCCAGATTTCAAGAGTATTATCGTGAGTCCGTCGTGCCTCAGCTCAAGGAGAAACTTGAGGGTGCGAATGCGATGGAAATTCCACGTATAACCAAGATCACGCTGAACATGGGTCTTGGTGAAGCGATTGGCGATAAGAAAGTCGTCGAACACGCAGTAGCAGACATGATCAAGATTGCAGGTCAGAAGCCTGTAGTCACTCACGCTAGAAAATCGGTTGCCGGTTTTAAGGTTCGTGAAGAGTGGCCAATCGGTTGTAAGGTTACCCTTCGCCGTGAGCGCATGTATGAGTTTCTTGATCGCCTGATCACCATCGCTATACCACGTATTCGTGACTTCCGGGGTCTTAACGGTAAGTCATTCGATGGTCGTGGAAACTACAGCATGGGTGTTCGTGAGCAGATCATCTTCCCGGAGATCGACTATGACAAGATCGATGCACTCCGTGGTATGGATATTACGATCACTACGTCAGCGCGTACTGATGAAGAGGGACGTGCGCTTCTCGAAGCGTTTAACTTCCCGTTCAAGAACTGA